Proteins found in one Methylobacterium sp. CB376 genomic segment:
- a CDS encoding YsnF/AvaK domain-containing protein: MSQTITALFDSRREAEAAIERVVALGVPRTSIRLSPETQSSTTATGTSYDHRRDEGGFWASLKDIFMPDEDRYAYAEGMSRGGTMVIVTAEPGDASRIADVLEGAGAVHMDEREAAWRREGWTGYPAAASGTTATARGATASGTATARTTAATGAATARGGTATGATVGRDETIPVAEERLRVGKRVAEAGRVRVRSYVVETPVQEQVGLREERVHLERRPVDRAPTQADERLFAERTIEAAERAEEAVVSKDVRVKEEIGLRKDVEQRTETVSDKVRRTEVEIEDERGKVTRTGTTDTPTTPRR; the protein is encoded by the coding sequence ATGTCGCAGACCATCACGGCCCTCTTCGACAGCCGCCGCGAGGCCGAGGCCGCCATCGAGCGCGTCGTCGCGCTCGGCGTGCCCCGCACGAGCATCCGCCTCTCCCCGGAGACGCAGAGCAGCACCACGGCGACGGGCACGTCCTACGACCATCGCCGGGACGAGGGCGGCTTCTGGGCGTCCCTGAAGGACATCTTCATGCCCGACGAGGACCGCTACGCCTACGCCGAGGGCATGAGCCGGGGCGGCACCATGGTGATCGTCACGGCCGAGCCGGGCGATGCCAGCCGGATCGCGGACGTGCTCGAGGGCGCGGGCGCGGTGCACATGGACGAGCGCGAGGCGGCGTGGCGCCGCGAGGGCTGGACCGGCTACCCCGCCGCCGCCTCGGGCACGACCGCGACGGCGCGGGGCGCCACCGCGTCGGGCACCGCGACCGCCCGCACCACCGCGGCGACCGGCGCCGCGACCGCGCGCGGCGGCACGGCGACCGGCGCGACCGTGGGCCGCGACGAGACGATCCCGGTGGCCGAGGAGCGGCTGCGGGTCGGCAAGCGGGTGGCCGAGGCCGGCCGCGTGCGGGTGCGTTCCTACGTGGTCGAGACGCCCGTGCAGGAGCAGGTGGGCCTGCGCGAGGAGCGCGTCCATCTCGAGCGCCGGCCGGTGGACCGGGCGCCGACCCAGGCCGACGAGCGGCTGTTCGCCGAGCGGACGATCGAGGCCGCCGAGCGGGCCGAGGAGGCGGTGGTCTCGAAGGACGTCCGCGTGAAGGAGGAGATCGGGCTGCGCAAGGACGTCGAGCAGCGCACCGAGACCGTCTCCGACAAGGTCCGTCGGACCGAGGTCGAGATCGAGGACGAGCGCGGCAAGGTCACCCGCACCGGCACGACGGACACCCCCACCACGCCGCGGCGCTGA
- a CDS encoding substrate-binding periplasmic protein, translating into MRRLVLLAALSAAQSAALAAPAAARPLDDVVASGTLRVAVYRENAPFSDDGAAGPAGIEVDLARRIAERLKVALDLRLVEAGESVDGDFRLNLWRGDLAGSALADLMLHVPTDRQLALRNEQVFFTVPYCEQRVAFAYRRDRLEAFDSLAASEANPVAVEGTSAADTLLMLAEGGQLRAHIRHFRSFAAAATAFLAGEAPVLGGTRAAIEGALRAAGPKAEGVAVTELSVPGPVRTRWEIGAAVRQDSRDLAYAVGDALAALAASGEMQALFARHGVTFTPPSGD; encoded by the coding sequence ATGCGCCGCCTCGTCCTCCTCGCCGCCCTGTCCGCCGCCCAGTCCGCCGCCCTGGCGGCGCCGGCCGCCGCCCGCCCCCTCGACGACGTGGTCGCCTCGGGCACGCTGCGGGTCGCGGTCTACCGCGAGAACGCCCCCTTCTCGGATGACGGCGCGGCCGGGCCCGCGGGGATCGAGGTCGACCTCGCCCGCCGGATCGCCGAGCGCCTCAAGGTCGCCCTCGACCTGCGCCTCGTCGAGGCGGGCGAGAGCGTCGACGGCGACTTCCGCCTGAACCTCTGGCGCGGCGACCTCGCCGGCTCGGCCCTGGCCGACCTGATGCTGCACGTGCCCACCGACCGGCAACTCGCGCTGCGCAACGAGCAGGTCTTCTTCACCGTGCCCTATTGCGAGCAGCGCGTCGCCTTCGCGTATCGCCGGGACAGGCTGGAGGCCTTCGATTCCCTGGCAGCGAGCGAGGCCAACCCGGTCGCCGTCGAGGGGACCAGCGCCGCAGACACGCTGCTGATGCTGGCCGAGGGCGGGCAGCTGCGCGCCCATATCCGCCACTTCCGCAGCTTCGCGGCGGCGGCGACGGCCTTCCTCGCCGGGGAGGCCCCGGTGCTCGGCGGCACGCGGGCGGCGATCGAGGGGGCCCTGCGCGCGGCCGGCCCGAAGGCCGAGGGCGTCGCCGTCACCGAACTCTCCGTGCCGGGGCCGGTGCGCACCCGCTGGGAGATCGGCGCCGCCGTGCGCCAGGATTCCCGCGACCTCGCCTACGCGGTCGGCGACGCGCTGGCCGCCCTCGCGGCGAGCGGGGAGATGCAGGCGCTGTTCGCCCGGCACGGCGTCACCTTCACGCCCCCGTCCGGCGACTGA
- the pedF gene encoding cytochrome c-550 PedF has translation MRIPPIARRTLLAAALAAASASVVHGHGDVQPQPVDTKGLPALGPDLLAENPYRGNPKAVEIGYSGYTQNCARCHGLEVISGGLAPDLRRLETGSEGDAWFMERIQNGAMINGTYKMPPFRDALSQEAMWAIRSYIESRHVNEG, from the coding sequence ATGCGGATTCCGCCGATCGCCCGCCGCACCCTGCTGGCCGCGGCCCTCGCGGCCGCGAGCGCAAGCGTCGTCCACGGCCACGGGGACGTGCAGCCGCAGCCGGTGGACACCAAGGGCCTGCCGGCGCTCGGGCCGGACCTGCTCGCCGAGAACCCCTACCGGGGCAATCCCAAGGCCGTGGAGATCGGCTACTCGGGCTACACCCAGAACTGCGCCCGCTGCCACGGCCTGGAGGTGATCTCCGGCGGCCTCGCGCCCGACCTGCGCAGGCTCGAGACGGGCAGCGAGGGCGATGCGTGGTTCATGGAGCGGATCCAGAACGGCGCCATGATCAACGGCACCTACAAGATGCCGCCGTTCCGGGACGCGCTCTCGCAGGAGGCGATGTGGGCGATCCGCTCCTACATCGAGTCCCGCCACGTGAACGAGGGGTGA
- a CDS encoding ABC transporter substrate-binding protein, protein MRGTGLRAARLLLAGAVAFLSTGLAAAQAVVAVHYLERRVDRPVPLNNEEPVPEDQGLRGAELGLRDAQATGRFVGLGFSLNSTVVGPGEDIRAALSRILAAQAPRFVVVNAPAGDLLALADAEAAGGTVFLNIGAADTRLRDQDCRARVLHLLPSRAMLTDALVQFLVAKRWTRLLLLSGPAPADALYAESLRRSARKFGARVVAEARFDPQGADIRDSAAQELALASRGPEHDVVAVADEAGAFGASLVYNTASPRPVVGTHGLTPTAWGRPVEAWAAAQLQTRFRKLAGRPMDAVDYAGWLAVHAVGEAAAQLRSADPDAIADLLLSGRFELGGFKGRALSFRPWSGELRQPVFLLWPGAVAATAPLAGFLHQRTELDTLGLDQPESACRAMRDPRRGS, encoded by the coding sequence ATGCGAGGCACCGGCCTTCGCGCGGCGCGCCTGCTGCTGGCGGGGGCCGTCGCCTTCCTGTCCACGGGCCTCGCCGCCGCGCAGGCCGTGGTGGCCGTCCACTACCTGGAGCGCCGGGTGGACCGCCCGGTCCCGCTCAACAACGAGGAGCCGGTCCCCGAGGACCAGGGTCTGCGCGGCGCCGAACTCGGTCTGCGCGACGCGCAGGCGACGGGGCGCTTCGTGGGCCTGGGCTTCTCCCTGAACAGCACCGTGGTCGGGCCGGGCGAGGACATCCGCGCGGCGCTCTCGCGCATCCTCGCCGCGCAGGCGCCGCGCTTCGTGGTCGTGAACGCCCCGGCGGGCGACCTCCTGGCGCTGGCCGACGCGGAGGCGGCGGGAGGCACGGTCTTCCTCAACATCGGCGCCGCCGACACGCGCCTGCGCGACCAGGATTGCCGGGCGCGGGTGCTGCACCTGCTGCCCTCCCGGGCGATGCTGACCGACGCCCTGGTGCAGTTCCTGGTCGCCAAGCGCTGGACCCGGCTCCTCCTCCTGTCCGGGCCCGCCCCGGCGGACGCGCTCTACGCCGAGTCCCTGCGCCGCAGCGCCCGCAAGTTCGGGGCCCGGGTGGTGGCGGAGGCGCGCTTCGACCCGCAGGGGGCCGACATCCGCGATTCCGCCGCGCAGGAACTGGCGCTCGCCTCGCGCGGGCCCGAGCACGACGTGGTGGCGGTGGCCGACGAGGCGGGCGCCTTCGGGGCGAGCCTCGTCTACAACACGGCCTCGCCGCGGCCCGTCGTCGGCACGCACGGGCTCACCCCGACGGCCTGGGGCCGGCCGGTCGAGGCCTGGGCGGCGGCCCAGCTCCAGACCCGCTTCCGCAAGCTCGCGGGCCGGCCGATGGACGCGGTCGATTACGCGGGCTGGCTCGCCGTGCACGCGGTCGGCGAGGCGGCCGCGCAACTGCGCAGCGCCGATCCCGACGCGATCGCCGACCTGCTCCTGTCCGGGCGCTTCGAACTCGGCGGCTTCAAGGGGCGGGCGTTGAGCTTCCGGCCCTGGAGCGGCGAGTTGCGCCAGCCGGTCTTCCTGCTCTGGCCCGGCGCCGTCGCGGCGACGGCGCCGCTCGCGGGCTTCCTCCACCAGCGCACCGAACTCGACACGCTCGGCCTCGACCAGCCCGAGAGCGCCTGCCGGGCGATGCGCGACCCGCGGCGCGGCAGCTGA
- a CDS encoding YsnF/AvaK domain-containing protein has product MKPSSDPISIAEGNDQASSDRHAERHSETSVRSTAAVELSESSQTIPIAEETARIDKRVVETGRVRVRTHVALSEQVLRETLRSDAVGVSRVPIDRVIAEGEPAPQVRTEAGVTIIPVLEEVLVVEKRLILKEEVHIRQTTRGEDVELPVTLRRQHATIERLRPDGTPNPDSPTEE; this is encoded by the coding sequence ATGAAACCAAGCTCTGACCCGATCAGCATTGCTGAAGGAAACGATCAGGCGAGCTCTGATCGTCATGCGGAACGGCATTCCGAGACGTCTGTGAGGTCGACTGCAGCGGTAGAGCTGTCGGAGTCCTCCCAGACTATCCCGATTGCGGAAGAAACCGCCCGGATCGACAAGCGCGTGGTCGAGACGGGGCGGGTGCGGGTGCGGACCCACGTCGCGCTGAGCGAGCAGGTGCTGCGCGAGACCCTGCGCAGCGACGCCGTCGGGGTGAGCCGCGTCCCGATCGACCGCGTCATCGCCGAGGGCGAGCCGGCCCCTCAGGTTCGCACCGAGGCGGGGGTGACCATCATCCCCGTCCTGGAAGAGGTCCTCGTGGTCGAGAAGCGCCTCATCCTCAAGGAGGAGGTGCATATCCGCCAGACGACCCGGGGGGAGGACGTGGAGCTCCCCGTCACCCTGCGCCGCCAGCACGCGACCATCGAGCGTCTCCGGCCCGATGGCACCCCCAACCCCGATTCCCCCACGGAGGAGTAG
- a CDS encoding amino acid ABC transporter permease, whose translation MYVWDFGVLWGYRWLLLNGLAVTVAFTAGIVALGLAVGLVGGLASLSRLALVRGLVLGFVEIFRCTPVLVQLIWFYYALPILTGLEMSPVTASLLALSCYGGSFYAEIIRAGIVSIDAGQGEAGAALGMTPGQTMRRIILPQAFRRMVPPLMNQSIIQLKNTSLVSVLAVPDLVYQAQVAAHDSYRPLETYTAVAVAYFVILFPLTVLVRIGERRLGAGA comes from the coding sequence ATGTACGTGTGGGATTTCGGCGTCCTCTGGGGCTACCGCTGGCTGCTCCTCAACGGGCTCGCCGTGACGGTGGCCTTCACGGCCGGCATCGTCGCCCTCGGTCTCGCCGTCGGCCTCGTCGGCGGGCTCGCCAGCCTGTCGCGCCTCGCTCTCGTGCGCGGCCTCGTCCTCGGCTTCGTGGAGATCTTTCGCTGCACCCCGGTCCTGGTGCAGCTGATCTGGTTCTACTACGCCCTGCCGATCCTCACGGGCCTCGAGATGTCGCCGGTCACGGCCTCGCTCCTCGCCCTGTCCTGCTACGGCGGCTCGTTCTACGCCGAGATCATCCGGGCCGGCATCGTCTCGATCGATGCCGGCCAGGGCGAGGCCGGCGCCGCCCTCGGCATGACCCCGGGCCAGACCATGCGCCGGATCATCCTGCCGCAGGCCTTCCGGCGCATGGTCCCGCCGCTGATGAACCAGTCGATCATCCAGCTCAAGAACACCTCGCTCGTTTCGGTGCTGGCGGTGCCCGACCTCGTCTACCAGGCGCAGGTGGCGGCCCATGACAGCTACCGGCCGCTCGAAACCTACACGGCGGTGGCGGTGGCCTATTTCGTGATCCTGTTCCCGCTGACCGTCCTGGTGCGGATCGGCGAGCGCCGGCTCGGAGCGGGCGCGTGA
- a CDS encoding PQQ-dependent methanol/ethanol family dehydrogenase, translating into MRLRTTLCASAGALALMLGAARAEGVTDHDIANDAKTPGDVVTYGLGLQGQRYSPLKALTRDTIKGLVPAYSFSFGGEKQRGQESQALVHDGVIYVTGSYSRAFAINARTGEKIWEYNARLPEGILPCCDVVNRGGALYKDRFYFGTLDAKLVALDARTGKVIWRKDIDDYKAGYSFTAAPMIVKGKIITGVSGGEFGVVGRVEARDAETGELVWSRPVIEGHVGTLHGKPSTMTGKVNESWPGDTWKFGGGATWLGGTYDAETNLIYYGTGNPGPWNSATRPGDNKWSSSRLAINPDTGEIVWGFQTTPHDGWDYDGVNEFIPFDLHKDGKVVKAGATADRNGFFYVLDRANGTFLSAMPFVAKISWAKGIDGDGRPIYDPAFRPSDPSQSQDGKKGSTVFAVPSFLGGKNWMPMAYSPDTKLFYVPSNEWGMDLWNEPVAYKKGAAYLGAGFTIRPVFEDHIGSLKAIDPATQKVVWEYKNKAPLWGGVLTTGGDLVFTGTPEGYLKAFDAKTGEEVWKFQLGTGVVSSPITWEQDGEQWIGVAAGWGGAVPLWGGEVAKSTAGITQGASFWAFRLPKQLAAR; encoded by the coding sequence ATGAGATTGCGTACGACTTTGTGTGCGTCGGCGGGGGCGCTCGCGCTGATGCTCGGCGCCGCCCGGGCCGAGGGCGTGACGGACCATGACATCGCCAACGACGCCAAGACCCCGGGCGACGTCGTCACCTACGGGCTCGGCCTGCAGGGCCAGCGCTACAGCCCCCTCAAGGCCCTGACCCGGGACACGATCAAGGGCCTCGTCCCGGCCTACTCGTTCTCGTTCGGCGGCGAGAAGCAGCGCGGCCAGGAGAGCCAGGCGCTGGTGCACGACGGCGTGATCTACGTGACCGGCTCCTACAGCCGCGCCTTCGCCATCAACGCCCGCACGGGCGAGAAGATCTGGGAGTACAACGCCCGCCTGCCGGAGGGCATCCTGCCCTGCTGCGACGTCGTCAACCGCGGCGGCGCGCTCTACAAGGACCGGTTCTACTTCGGCACCCTCGACGCCAAGCTGGTGGCGCTCGACGCCAGGACCGGCAAGGTGATCTGGCGCAAGGACATCGACGATTACAAGGCCGGCTACTCCTTCACGGCGGCGCCGATGATCGTGAAGGGCAAGATCATCACGGGCGTCTCGGGCGGCGAGTTCGGCGTGGTCGGCCGGGTCGAGGCGCGCGACGCCGAGACCGGCGAACTCGTCTGGTCGCGGCCGGTGATCGAGGGCCACGTCGGCACCCTCCACGGCAAGCCCTCGACCATGACCGGCAAGGTCAACGAGAGCTGGCCGGGCGACACCTGGAAGTTCGGCGGCGGCGCGACCTGGCTCGGCGGCACCTACGACGCCGAGACCAACCTGATCTACTACGGCACCGGCAATCCCGGCCCGTGGAACAGCGCGACGCGGCCGGGCGACAACAAGTGGTCGTCGTCGCGGCTGGCGATCAACCCGGATACCGGCGAGATCGTCTGGGGCTTCCAGACCACCCCGCACGACGGCTGGGACTACGACGGCGTCAACGAGTTCATCCCCTTCGACCTGCACAAGGACGGCAAGGTGGTGAAGGCGGGGGCGACCGCCGATCGCAACGGCTTCTTCTACGTGCTCGACCGCGCGAACGGGACGTTCCTGAGCGCGATGCCGTTCGTGGCGAAGATCAGCTGGGCCAAGGGCATCGACGGCGACGGGCGGCCGATCTACGACCCGGCCTTCCGCCCCTCCGACCCGTCGCAGTCGCAGGACGGCAAGAAGGGCAGCACGGTCTTCGCCGTCCCGAGCTTCCTCGGCGGCAAGAACTGGATGCCGATGGCTTACAGCCCGGACACCAAGCTGTTCTACGTGCCCTCGAACGAGTGGGGCATGGACCTGTGGAACGAGCCGGTGGCCTACAAGAAGGGCGCCGCCTATCTGGGCGCCGGCTTCACCATCAGGCCGGTCTTCGAGGACCATATCGGCTCGCTCAAGGCGATCGATCCGGCGACCCAGAAGGTAGTGTGGGAGTACAAGAACAAGGCGCCGCTGTGGGGCGGCGTGCTGACCACGGGCGGCGACCTCGTCTTCACCGGCACGCCGGAGGGCTACCTCAAGGCCTTCGACGCGAAGACCGGCGAGGAGGTCTGGAAGTTCCAGCTCGGCACCGGGGTCGTGTCCTCGCCGATCACCTGGGAGCAGGACGGCGAGCAGTGGATCGGCGTCGCGGCGGGCTGGGGCGGCGCGGTGCCGCTCTGGGGCGGCGAGGTGGCGAAGTCCACGGCCGGCATCACCCAGGGCGCGAGCTTCTGGGCCTTCCGCCTGCCCAAGCAGCTCGCCGCGCGCTGA
- a CDS encoding HWE histidine kinase domain-containing protein yields MRHERESAGSGTWPYGGGEMGGCIRAHAWDATPLGPLAGWPRDLRTTLQLVLAMRQPAGLCWGKEAALLYNDAYRAILGDKHPGALGAPLVRVWPELADFLRPAVEATLAGTSQLWDDTPFDLWSRGDGPRTGWFTASWTPVRLESGEVGGFLMVAVETTARRLAERALRRSEERQAFLLTLSDALRDLDDPVAVQQAAQRALGEHLGADRVAYAEDVGDGAHVDLKQDWTRGGPSIAGRYRYADYGRELMEALRAGRPCVRPDIQADPLMTPAEKAAHATLGVGATLCVPLVKQGRLVAILTVHYAGPHDFRPDEVAITEETAERTWAAVERARAEAALRGSEERFRHFANASSDILWIRSADTLALEFLSPAFEPIYGLPREAVAGDPRRWGALIVPDDREAALRRLDEVRQGRSVTHEFRIRRPADGAFRWIRSTDFPLFGPEERVQRLAGIASDVTEAKQSAEHQAVLLAELQHRVRNIMAMIRSVTARTADTAMHVRDYAELLSGRLMALARTQALLTRAANLGVEVDALVRAELEAQAQDPGQYDLSGPPVTLAPKAAEVLSLAVHELATNALKHGALAGSRGRVVARWRLTRPDGRPWLRLTWSETRPPEPDWAPPAHRGFGTSLIEQRVPYELGGRGRLAVTREGAEASIEFPLGPAPSILETDAPVRTGVSGGALDMIGEPSLVGQRVLVAEDDFFLASDAEAALQAAGAVVVGPFPREEAALAALRAGGVTAAVVDINLGAGPSFETARALFQAGTPFIFLTGYDQAVIPAEFGDVVRLQKPIEPRHIVRAIARLVEGRRG; encoded by the coding sequence TTGCGTCATGAGCGCGAGAGCGCCGGGAGCGGCACGTGGCCGTACGGCGGCGGCGAGATGGGCGGGTGCATCCGCGCCCACGCCTGGGACGCGACGCCGCTCGGGCCGCTGGCGGGCTGGCCGCGGGACCTGCGCACCACCCTTCAGCTGGTGCTCGCCATGCGCCAGCCGGCGGGCCTCTGCTGGGGGAAGGAGGCGGCGCTGCTCTACAACGACGCCTACCGGGCGATCCTCGGCGACAAGCATCCGGGCGCGCTCGGGGCGCCGCTGGTGCGGGTCTGGCCGGAACTCGCCGATTTCCTGCGCCCGGCGGTCGAGGCGACGCTCGCCGGGACGTCCCAGCTCTGGGACGACACCCCCTTCGACCTCTGGAGCCGCGGCGACGGCCCGCGGACCGGATGGTTCACGGCGAGCTGGACCCCCGTCCGGCTGGAGAGCGGTGAGGTCGGCGGCTTCCTGATGGTGGCGGTCGAGACGACGGCCCGCCGGTTGGCCGAGCGCGCCCTGCGCAGGAGCGAGGAGCGCCAGGCCTTCCTGCTGACGCTGAGCGACGCGCTGCGCGACCTCGACGACCCGGTCGCGGTGCAGCAGGCGGCCCAGCGGGCCCTCGGGGAGCACCTGGGCGCCGACCGGGTGGCCTACGCGGAGGATGTGGGCGACGGCGCGCATGTCGACCTGAAGCAGGACTGGACCCGGGGGGGGCCCAGCATCGCCGGGCGCTACCGCTACGCCGATTACGGGCGCGAGCTGATGGAGGCGCTGCGGGCGGGGCGCCCCTGCGTGCGCCCCGACATCCAGGCCGATCCGCTGATGACGCCGGCCGAGAAGGCCGCGCATGCCACGCTGGGGGTCGGCGCGACGCTCTGCGTGCCCCTGGTCAAGCAGGGCCGGCTCGTGGCGATCCTCACGGTGCACTATGCCGGCCCGCACGATTTCCGGCCCGACGAGGTCGCGATCACCGAGGAGACGGCGGAGCGCACCTGGGCGGCGGTGGAGCGGGCCCGTGCCGAGGCGGCCCTGCGCGGCAGCGAGGAGCGCTTCCGGCACTTCGCCAACGCGTCCTCCGACATCCTCTGGATCCGGTCGGCCGACACGCTCGCGCTGGAATTCCTGAGTCCCGCCTTCGAGCCGATCTACGGCCTGCCGCGCGAGGCGGTGGCGGGCGACCCGCGCCGCTGGGGCGCCCTGATCGTGCCGGACGACCGCGAGGCGGCGCTGCGGCGGCTCGACGAGGTGCGGCAGGGCCGTTCGGTGACGCACGAGTTCCGGATCCGCCGGCCGGCGGACGGCGCCTTCCGCTGGATCCGCAGCACCGACTTCCCGCTCTTCGGCCCGGAGGAGCGAGTGCAGCGCCTCGCCGGCATCGCCAGCGACGTCACCGAGGCGAAGCAATCGGCCGAGCACCAGGCGGTGCTCCTGGCCGAGCTGCAGCACCGGGTGCGCAACATCATGGCGATGATCCGCTCGGTCACGGCGCGCACGGCGGACACCGCGATGCACGTGCGCGACTACGCGGAGCTCCTGTCGGGGCGGCTGATGGCCCTCGCCCGGACCCAGGCGCTGCTGACCCGGGCGGCGAATCTGGGCGTGGAGGTCGACGCGCTCGTGCGGGCCGAACTCGAGGCCCAGGCCCAGGACCCGGGGCAGTACGACCTCTCCGGCCCGCCCGTGACGCTCGCCCCCAAAGCCGCCGAGGTGCTGTCGCTGGCCGTCCACGAACTCGCGACGAACGCCCTGAAGCACGGGGCCCTGGCGGGGTCCCGGGGGCGGGTCGTCGCGCGCTGGCGCCTGACCCGTCCCGACGGACGGCCCTGGCTGCGGCTCACCTGGTCCGAGACCCGCCCGCCCGAGCCCGACTGGGCGCCGCCCGCCCACCGCGGCTTCGGCACCAGCCTGATCGAGCAGCGGGTCCCCTACGAACTCGGCGGCCGCGGACGCCTCGCGGTCACCCGCGAGGGCGCCGAGGCCAGCATCGAGTTCCCCTTGGGGCCGGCGCCCAGTATCCTCGAAACCGACGCGCCGGTCCGCACGGGCGTCAGCGGAGGTGCCCTCGACATGATCGGTGAGCCCAGCCTCGTCGGGCAGCGCGTCCTGGTGGCGGAGGACGATTTCTTCCTCGCCAGCGACGCGGAAGCCGCCCTGCAGGCCGCCGGTGCCGTGGTGGTGGGACCCTTCCCGCGCGAGGAGGCCGCCCTCGCGGCCCTGCGCGCGGGCGGCGTGACCGCCGCCGTGGTGGACATCAACCTGGGCGCCGGCCCCTCCTTCGAGACGGCCCGCGCGCTCTTCCAGGCCGGCACGCCGTTCATCTTCCTCACCGGCTACGACCAAGCCGTCATCCCGGCCGAGTTCGGGGACGTCGTGCGGCTCCAGAAACCGATCGAGCCGCGGCACATCGTGCGGGCGATCGCGCGGCTCGTCGAGGGCCGCCGCGGCTGA
- a CDS encoding PQQ-dependent catabolism-associated beta-propeller protein: protein MRRRAAGLLALLWAGAAPGAEVFVTNERDNTVSVIDSERLEVVRTFAVGRRPRGVAFSRDGRRLFVCASDSDAVQVIDPETGRLLDNLPSGQDPEQFALHPDGRRLFIANEENATTTVVDAAERRVLAQIDVGIEPEGMAVSPDGTLAVTTSETTNMVHWIDAATLRAVDATPVGQRPRYAAFTADGATLWVSSEVGGTVAVIDVGTRRVRRTIGFEIRGVAPDRIQPVGIRLTRDGRLAFVALGAADRVAVVDAATFEVLGFILVGRRVWHLALTQEEGRLFTTNGVSGDVTVIDVATRRALRSVKVGRYPWGAAVRPTGAAP from the coding sequence ATGCGGCGGCGCGCGGCAGGCCTCCTCGCGCTGCTCTGGGCGGGCGCGGCGCCCGGGGCGGAGGTCTTCGTCACCAACGAGCGCGACAACACCGTCTCGGTGATCGATTCGGAGCGCCTCGAGGTGGTCCGCACCTTCGCGGTCGGGCGCCGGCCGCGCGGGGTGGCCTTCTCGCGGGACGGGCGCCGCCTCTTCGTCTGCGCGAGCGATTCCGACGCCGTCCAGGTGATCGACCCCGAGACCGGCCGGCTCCTCGACAACCTGCCCTCCGGCCAGGACCCGGAGCAGTTCGCCCTGCACCCGGACGGGCGCCGCCTCTTCATCGCCAACGAGGAGAACGCCACCACGACGGTGGTGGACGCGGCCGAGCGCCGGGTGCTGGCCCAGATCGACGTCGGCATCGAGCCGGAGGGCATGGCGGTGAGCCCGGACGGGACCCTCGCGGTCACGACCTCGGAGACCACCAACATGGTCCACTGGATCGACGCGGCGACGCTGCGCGCCGTCGACGCCACCCCGGTCGGCCAGCGGCCCCGCTACGCCGCCTTCACGGCGGACGGCGCGACGCTCTGGGTCTCCTCGGAGGTCGGCGGCACGGTGGCGGTGATCGACGTCGGGACCCGCCGGGTCCGCCGCACGATCGGGTTCGAGATCAGGGGCGTGGCGCCGGACCGGATCCAGCCGGTCGGGATCCGGCTCACCCGCGACGGGCGCCTCGCCTTCGTGGCGCTCGGCGCGGCCGACCGCGTGGCGGTGGTGGACGCCGCGACCTTCGAGGTGCTGGGCTTCATCCTGGTCGGGCGCCGGGTCTGGCACCTCGCGCTCACGCAGGAAGAGGGCCGCCTGTTCACCACCAACGGCGTCTCGGGCGACGTGACGGTGATCGACGTGGCGACCCGCCGGGCCCTGCGCAGCGTCAAGGTCGGGCGCTATCCCTGGGGCGCCGCCGTGCGCCCGACCGGGGCCGCGCCGTGA
- a CDS encoding transporter substrate-binding domain-containing protein — protein sequence MISRRDIASLVGMGALAGGAAAVAAPAAAQPTAGETTFERVRRTRKLRIGAVNGGAPYYYRDLASGQWKGFYIDICKALADELECELDVTETTWGNSVLDLQAGKTDVFFGLNPTPKRALVVDFSVPVFANAFTFITRKGFERKTWAEMNDPAVRIAVDAGSSHDAVVTRLAPKAQITRLKGADDATAALQAGRVDAQCLVFILSLTVLKKNPALGQFTLPTPIFSTTSNAGFRREADKTWRDYVSTWIEFNKGMGFIRSAIIGNLESAGVTEADFPPGVSI from the coding sequence ATGATCTCACGCCGGGATATCGCCTCCCTGGTCGGCATGGGCGCCCTCGCCGGGGGAGCGGCGGCCGTGGCCGCGCCAGCCGCCGCCCAGCCGACGGCCGGAGAGACCACCTTCGAGCGCGTCCGCCGCACCCGGAAGCTGCGCATCGGCGCGGTGAACGGCGGCGCCCCCTACTATTACAGGGACCTCGCCAGCGGCCAGTGGAAGGGCTTCTACATCGACATCTGCAAGGCCCTGGCCGACGAGCTCGAATGCGAGCTCGACGTCACCGAGACCACCTGGGGCAACTCCGTCCTCGACCTGCAGGCCGGCAAGACCGACGTGTTCTTCGGCCTGAACCCGACGCCGAAGCGCGCCCTGGTCGTGGACTTCTCGGTCCCGGTCTTCGCCAACGCCTTCACGTTCATCACCCGGAAGGGCTTCGAGAGGAAGACCTGGGCGGAGATGAACGATCCGGCCGTGCGCATCGCGGTCGATGCCGGCTCGTCGCACGACGCGGTGGTGACGCGGCTCGCCCCGAAGGCCCAGATCACCCGGCTCAAGGGGGCGGACGACGCCACCGCCGCCCTCCAGGCCGGGCGGGTCGACGCCCAGTGCCTCGTCTTCATCCTCTCCCTCACCGTCCTCAAGAAGAACCCCGCCCTCGGCCAGTTCACGCTGCCGACGCCGATCTTCTCGACCACCTCGAACGCCGGCTTCCGGCGCGAGGCCGACAAGACGTGGCGCGACTACGTCAGCACCTGGATCGAGTTCAACAAGGGCATGGGCTTCATCCGCTCGGCGATCATCGGCAACCTCGAATCCGCCGGGGTGACCGAGGCCGATTTCCCGCCGGGCGTGTCGATCTGA